ATTTCCCTCTTCAAAAAGGTCCTTGTATTCAACCGTCAACTTTCGCGCTAATTCGTAATTATTTTTAATTAAAGCCTGCGAGATTTCACCTTTTAGGCAGCTGGAGGAAGCAATCAAGCCTTTGCTATATCTTTTTAAATGCTCTCTGTCTGTGCGAGGTTTATAATAATACCCTTCTAGGTGCGCCGAGCTCACTAACCTCATCAGGTTTTGATAACCTTCGTAATTTTTGGCGAGAAGAATCAGGTGATAGTTAGTACTATCTATACCGCTCTCTTTATCAGTTAATTTTCTTGGCGCTACATACATTTCACAGCCTAAAATGGGCTTTATTCCAGCCGCGCGAGCCTTAGTATAGAATTCGATCAAACCATAAACCACACCGTGGTCGGTTAGGGCCAAACTATCCATTCCGAGTTCCTTAACCCTAGCTACCAAATCGTCTATTTTGGATAGGCCATCAAGCAAACTGTAGTGACTGTGGACATGAAGATGGGTAAAAGGCATGGATAAATCGTCAATTAATAACCCCATTATAGCAATTAAAAAAGTTTTGGCAAAATTGGCAGATTTAATTCTTTATGCTTTAATAACCAGACTAAAATGAAATATTCAAAGCCAAAAATTTTAATAATTTTAGGCCAAACAGCCACAGGGAAATCAGATTTAGCCATTGCCCTCGCCCAAAAATACAACGGCGCCATTATTTCTGCTGACTCTCGCCAAGTTTATCGAGGAATGGACTTGGGCTCAGGTAAAGTTAAACGCGATACTAACTCATCCGGCGCTGATTTTAAAAGCGAAGGCATCCCTCACTACCTTATAGACATAGCCGACCCGAAAAAAGATGTTTTTACTGTTAGTGATTTTTTAGTTCAAGCCAAAAAGGCCCTCAAAGATATAGAACAAAAGAAACAATTGCCTATTATTTGCGGGGGTACAGGTTTATATATCTCCGCCTTACTAGAAAATTGGCAACTTCCTAAAATTAAACCCAATCTTAAACTAAGAAGCGAATTGGAAACTTTATCAACCAATGCCCTTGTCAAGAAATTAAAAATCTTGGACCCGGAAAGAGCAAAAAAGATCGACCTGGCTAATCGCAGGCGGCTTATTCGCAGTTTAGAAAACGCCCTTCAAAGCAGCCAACCATTACCGCCCTTAAAAAAGGGAAGGGCCTTGGGAGAATTTCTTATCCTTGGCCTCAGAAGAGATAATCAACAA
The sequence above is drawn from the Candidatus Paceibacterota bacterium genome and encodes:
- the miaA gene encoding tRNA (adenosine(37)-N6)-dimethylallyltransferase MiaA is translated as MKYSKPKILIILGQTATGKSDLAIALAQKYNGAIISADSRQVYRGMDLGSGKVKRDTNSSGADFKSEGIPHYLIDIADPKKDVFTVSDFLVQAKKALKDIEQKKQLPIICGGTGLYISALLENWQLPKIKPNLKLRSELETLSTNALVKKLKILDPERAKKIDLANRRRLIRSLENALQSSQPLPPLKKGRALGEFLILGLRRDNQQIKKLIALRLDKRLRLKMLEEIITLKKTGVSSERLENFGLEYRFLNRYLEGKITYQEMKEQLTNAIYHFAKRQNTWFKRIPNVYWFSTKKENKKAFKLVEDFLKN